A stretch of the Candidatus Deferrimicrobium sp. genome encodes the following:
- a CDS encoding L-2-amino-thiazoline-4-carboxylic acid hydrolase — MSETGEKVAQATRQRAAVYAHLFLVLRKRLGEREAVDLMSEAIYNFGREKSTRNYSERARSGDLAQAAREFASPDPVKQHQFAPRVVSLAPDEAVIAMSKCPLVDEWRAMGLPDKDVETLCRVAHSVDFGTWEGALRCALCFEGTRGEGKDECVLRVKKTRG; from the coding sequence ATGTCGGAAACAGGTGAAAAGGTGGCACAGGCGACCCGCCAGCGGGCGGCGGTCTACGCGCACCTGTTCCTCGTGCTGCGCAAGCGGCTCGGGGAGCGGGAGGCGGTCGACCTGATGAGCGAGGCGATCTACAACTTCGGTCGGGAGAAATCAACGCGCAACTATTCGGAGAGGGCGCGCTCCGGCGATCTCGCGCAGGCCGCCCGGGAGTTCGCATCTCCGGATCCGGTGAAGCAGCACCAGTTCGCCCCGCGGGTCGTGTCGCTCGCTCCCGACGAGGCGGTGATCGCGATGTCGAAATGCCCCCTGGTCGACGAGTGGCGGGCGATGGGGCTGCCGGACAAGGACGTCGAGACGCTCTGCCGCGTCGCCCACTCCGTCGATTTCGGGACGTGGGAAGGAGCGTTGCGCTGTGCGCTCTGCTTCGAGGGGACCCGCGGGGAGGGCAAGGACGAGTGCGTTCTCCGCGTGAAGAAGACGAGGGGCTGA
- a CDS encoding deoxyribonuclease IV, with product MSRKGPPLGAHVSVAGGVHTAPERGKRIGADVVQIFSKQNTRWEGKALEEEDARALREEIDRTGVRVAAIHCAYLINLGSANETVRTRSLYSLEDEASRAAMLGVPYLVMHPGSCGDDPAEEGITRIASAIRSFGKFPKGVMLLLENTAGQGNSIGRTMGQLRELLDAAGNPPDVAVCLDSAHLFESGYDIGTAAGWDALLAEMNEKMILPLVRMWHLNDSKTAMGSRVDRHEHIGEGHIDVSAFRRILNHKGFSRLPMVLETPKDEDDEFTMDLRNLAALRKLIA from the coding sequence GTGAGCCGGAAAGGGCCCCCGCTGGGGGCGCACGTCTCCGTCGCGGGGGGCGTCCATACGGCCCCGGAGCGGGGCAAAAGGATCGGCGCAGACGTCGTCCAGATCTTCTCCAAGCAGAACACACGTTGGGAGGGGAAGGCACTCGAGGAGGAAGACGCCCGGGCGCTTCGCGAAGAGATCGATCGCACCGGCGTGCGCGTGGCCGCCATCCACTGCGCCTATCTTATCAACCTCGGCTCCGCGAACGAGACGGTCCGCACCCGATCCCTTTATTCGCTGGAGGACGAGGCGTCGCGTGCGGCCATGCTCGGCGTGCCGTACCTCGTGATGCACCCTGGCTCCTGCGGAGACGATCCTGCGGAGGAGGGGATCACCCGCATCGCCTCGGCGATCCGCTCGTTCGGGAAATTCCCCAAGGGGGTGATGTTGCTCCTCGAAAACACGGCCGGGCAGGGAAACTCGATCGGCCGCACGATGGGGCAGCTTCGCGAGCTGTTGGACGCCGCCGGAAACCCGCCCGACGTGGCGGTGTGCCTGGACAGCGCCCACCTGTTCGAGTCCGGCTACGACATCGGGACGGCGGCGGGGTGGGACGCCCTCCTCGCGGAGATGAACGAGAAAATGATCCTCCCCCTGGTCCGGATGTGGCATCTGAACGATTCGAAGACGGCCATGGGCAGCCGCGTCGACCGGCACGAGCACATCGGCGAGGGGCATATCGACGTCTCCGCGTTTCGCCGGATCCTGAACCACAAGGGGTTCTCGAGGCTGCCGATGGTGCTCGAGACGCCGAAGGACGAGGATGACGAGTTCACGATGGACCTGCGCAACCTTGCGGCGCTGCGCAAACTCATCGCGTAG